A region from the Candidatus Binatia bacterium genome encodes:
- a CDS encoding TIGR03619 family F420-dependent LLM class oxidoreductase, with amino-acid sequence MKLGLYMRNMGDTSTREIVRDCALGAEAAGIDDLWFADHIAIPPDDAEGSNGRYLDPLATIAWLAGATERIHLGTGVLILPYRPALPTAKWIATIQELSGGRMLLGVGIGWMDAEFRAVGIPRSRRGAQSDETLEFFEKCFAEDEVVSNGQPMLFRPRPPKPPLFVGGGAPYATKRAARFGGGWMPMGADPEKLAGPIADFRRDSAAAGHPDPEIVLITGLDVEDTDHGVAQAEALRAVGATRIVQAARYAEAKTFVDIADRLAKVGARLRG; translated from the coding sequence ATGAAGCTCGGCCTCTACATGCGCAACATGGGCGACACGTCGACCCGCGAGATCGTACGAGACTGCGCGCTCGGCGCAGAGGCGGCCGGCATCGACGATCTGTGGTTCGCCGACCACATCGCGATTCCGCCCGACGACGCGGAGGGCTCGAACGGACGCTACCTCGATCCCCTTGCGACAATCGCCTGGCTCGCCGGCGCGACCGAACGGATCCACCTCGGGACCGGCGTCTTGATTCTTCCCTACCGCCCCGCGCTCCCGACGGCGAAGTGGATCGCGACGATTCAGGAACTGTCGGGCGGACGGATGCTCCTCGGTGTCGGAATCGGATGGATGGACGCGGAGTTCCGCGCCGTCGGAATTCCCCGGAGCCGCCGTGGCGCGCAGAGCGACGAGACCCTCGAGTTCTTCGAAAAGTGCTTCGCCGAAGACGAGGTAGTCTCCAACGGCCAGCCGATGCTGTTCCGACCGCGCCCACCCAAGCCGCCCCTCTTCGTGGGAGGAGGCGCACCCTACGCGACCAAGCGCGCGGCGCGATTCGGAGGCGGCTGGATGCCGATGGGCGCCGACCCCGAGAAACTCGCGGGGCCGATCGCCGACTTCCGACGCGACTCGGCCGCGGCAGGACACCCGGACCCCGAAATCGTTCTCATCACTGGACTCGATGTAGAGGACACCGACCACGGGGTCGCGCAGGCCGAGGCGCTCCGAGCCGTCGGCGCGACTCGCATCGTCCAGGCGGCCCGCTACGCGGAAGCCAAGACCTTCGTCGACATTGCAGACAGGCTCGCGAAGGTCGGCGCTCGGCTTCGCGGGTGA
- a CDS encoding flavodoxin family protein — protein MLNEKQSKMCDESRWNFSDLKALFLNCTLKRSPDLSHTQGLIDISKAIMEKNGISVDVIRPIDHDLATGVYGDMTEHGWDADDWPKLYEKVKAADILVLGSSIWLGEKTSVCTQVIERLYSTSGDLNDAGQYAYYGRVGGCLITGNEDGAKHCSMNILYSLQHLGYVIPPQADAGWLGEAGPGPSYLDPGSGGPENDFTNRNTTFMTWNLMHMARMIKDAGGIPAHGNQRSQWDAGCKPDFPNPEHR, from the coding sequence ATGTTGAACGAGAAGCAGAGCAAGATGTGCGACGAGAGCCGTTGGAACTTCTCCGACCTGAAGGCCCTCTTTCTGAACTGCACCCTGAAACGCAGCCCGGACCTATCCCACACCCAGGGCCTGATCGATATCTCGAAGGCGATCATGGAGAAGAACGGGATATCGGTCGACGTCATTCGACCGATCGATCACGACCTTGCGACCGGCGTGTACGGCGACATGACCGAGCACGGCTGGGACGCGGACGACTGGCCGAAGCTCTACGAAAAGGTGAAGGCGGCGGACATCCTGGTGCTCGGCTCCTCAATCTGGCTCGGAGAGAAAACGTCGGTGTGCACGCAAGTCATCGAGCGCTTGTACTCGACTTCGGGTGATCTGAACGACGCGGGACAGTATGCCTACTACGGGCGCGTCGGCGGCTGCTTGATCACGGGCAACGAGGACGGCGCCAAACACTGCTCGATGAACATCCTCTACTCACTCCAACATCTCGGGTACGTGATCCCACCGCAGGCCGACGCCGGCTGGCTCGGCGAAGCGGGCCCCGGCCCGTCGTACCTCGATCCCGGATCGGGCGGCCCCGAAAACGACTTCACGAACCGCAACACGACGTTCATGACATGGAACCTCATGCACATGGCGCGAATGATCAAAGACGCCGGAGGCATCCCCGCGCACGGCAACCAGCGCTCCCAATGGGACGCCGGCTGCAAACCCGACTTCCCGAACCCGGAGCATCGATGA
- a CDS encoding DoxX family protein: MAGVSIGGDNVATAEGGGPRVVDKIYAIMRMVLGFLFFCHGAQKIFGLFGGPHPDLPVGLVWFAGLSEVIAGSMIAVGFLTTYAAFFSSGLMAFAYFLVHQGDALLPIENRGELATVYAWVFLYIAARGDGPWSLGGDDGGY; the protein is encoded by the coding sequence ATGGCAGGCGTATCGATCGGTGGGGACAACGTGGCGACGGCGGAGGGCGGTGGTCCGCGCGTCGTGGACAAGATCTACGCGATCATGCGTATGGTCCTGGGCTTCCTCTTCTTCTGCCACGGTGCGCAGAAGATCTTCGGACTGTTCGGCGGCCCGCACCCGGACCTACCCGTCGGCCTCGTGTGGTTCGCGGGGCTCTCGGAGGTCATCGCCGGTTCGATGATCGCCGTCGGCTTCCTCACGACGTACGCCGCCTTCTTCTCGAGCGGGCTGATGGCCTTTGCGTACTTCTTGGTCCACCAGGGCGACGCGCTGCTCCCGATCGAGAACCGCGGCGAGTTGGCGACGGTGTACGCCTGGGTCTTCCTGTACATAGCCGCGCGCGGCGACGGCCCCTGGAGCCTCGGCGGCGACGACGGCGGCTACTGA
- a CDS encoding enoyl-CoA hydratase-related protein: MNEESPILKNLDDDGVLLITLNRPRKKNAFSDPQWDGLRDALNEAREDPAVAVVVLTGAGTDFSAGQDLTAFGGGAEPRPDGKPSGFFGCVEALFAFDKPLLGAGKGVAVGGGCTLLIACDVTYLGESIRMRLPFASLGLVPEIASSYTLQSAIGRQRAAELFFTAEWITAQRALEMGMAARVLPDDQLLDATLEKAREMAQWPVSSLQAIKQTLMVANRDRIQAALAVEDDLMMKQAGSPENIEAITAFIEKRDPDFKKFRQ; the protein is encoded by the coding sequence ATGAACGAAGAATCCCCGATCCTGAAGAACCTGGACGACGACGGCGTCCTTCTCATCACCCTGAACCGCCCCCGCAAGAAGAACGCCTTCAGTGACCCACAGTGGGATGGTCTCCGAGACGCGCTGAACGAGGCGCGCGAAGACCCGGCCGTCGCAGTGGTCGTGTTGACCGGGGCCGGAACCGACTTCTCCGCGGGACAAGATCTCACGGCGTTCGGGGGCGGCGCCGAGCCGCGCCCCGACGGCAAGCCCTCTGGCTTCTTCGGCTGTGTCGAGGCGCTGTTCGCGTTCGACAAGCCGCTCCTCGGCGCAGGCAAGGGCGTCGCCGTGGGCGGGGGATGCACACTCCTGATCGCATGCGATGTGACCTACCTCGGCGAGAGCATCCGTATGCGCCTGCCCTTCGCGAGCCTCGGCCTCGTCCCCGAAATCGCGAGCAGCTACACGCTGCAATCCGCTATCGGTCGGCAGCGCGCCGCCGAGCTCTTCTTTACCGCCGAATGGATCACCGCGCAGCGTGCACTCGAAATGGGAATGGCCGCGCGCGTGCTTCCGGACGACCAACTTCTCGATGCGACCCTCGAGAAGGCCCGGGAGATGGCCCAGTGGCCCGTCTCCTCGCTCCAGGCGATCAAGCAGACGCTCATGGTCGCGAATCGGGATCGGATCCAGGCTGCACTCGCGGTCGAGGACGACCTGATGATGAAGCAGGCCGGATCGCCCGAGAACATCGAGGCCATCACCGCGTTCATCGAAAAGCGCGACCCGGACTTCAAGAAGTTCCGCCAGTAG
- a CDS encoding glycosyltransferase family 39 protein has protein sequence MTSADRQGASPEVLPAPGAWRDDRLFLGLLGAGLLIRVALSIWSDSFNRLLADDLLYLEQAAAWRETGVLETGALERPPGYFAFLYVTSFLTGTGPVWHLASKILQSIAGAAAAIPIFALADRVAGRTAARVAAAFFLFDPTMIAYSAMLWPETLYTLFTAIVFWRTSLLTPDQILRPVVLGILTGLAMLLKPAIGAFTLMLAFSWLLRFGWGGAIRLSLVFATATALVLAPWVIRNQLRYGPEILLENEAPYNLWMGSHWGEPQEVFDTWHRLPDPLTRARVAGEMGWKGIVDFPADYARRSIVRGLNLWGLEWFVTRNLSLEAWGQIRVDTFLRWFWAIQLGYIALLLAAAAGLRETWRDSHMKLLLSWTLFFTVLVAGLVATTRFRMPFHAILAILAGVGVARGFERQLRAIDLVPVGVAVAILVFSFQRPLFELITSGELTDLAQLNRSRWVFFWY, from the coding sequence TTGACGTCCGCGGACCGCCAGGGCGCCTCGCCGGAAGTCCTGCCGGCGCCCGGCGCTTGGCGTGACGACCGCCTGTTTCTCGGTCTACTCGGAGCGGGCCTGCTCATCCGCGTGGCCCTCTCCATCTGGAGCGACTCCTTCAATCGTCTCCTCGCCGACGACCTCCTCTATCTCGAGCAGGCGGCGGCGTGGCGGGAAACGGGCGTCCTCGAAACCGGCGCCCTCGAACGTCCCCCCGGCTACTTCGCGTTCCTCTACGTCACTTCCTTCCTGACGGGGACGGGCCCCGTGTGGCACCTCGCCTCGAAGATCCTGCAATCGATCGCCGGCGCCGCCGCGGCGATCCCGATCTTTGCGCTCGCCGACCGCGTCGCCGGACGGACCGCCGCACGGGTCGCCGCCGCGTTCTTCCTCTTCGATCCCACGATGATCGCGTACAGCGCGATGCTTTGGCCGGAGACCCTCTACACGCTTTTCACCGCGATCGTGTTCTGGCGCACGAGCCTGCTCACACCCGACCAGATCCTACGTCCGGTCGTCCTCGGAATTCTCACCGGGCTCGCCATGCTGCTCAAACCGGCGATCGGCGCATTCACCTTGATGCTCGCCTTCTCGTGGCTCCTGCGATTCGGCTGGGGCGGTGCGATCCGTCTCTCGCTCGTGTTCGCGACCGCAACCGCGCTCGTGCTGGCCCCCTGGGTGATCCGTAACCAGCTACGCTACGGCCCCGAGATCCTTCTCGAGAACGAAGCCCCGTACAATCTGTGGATGGGAAGCCATTGGGGTGAGCCGCAGGAAGTGTTCGACACGTGGCACCGTCTGCCCGATCCTCTCACCCGCGCGCGCGTCGCCGGGGAGATGGGATGGAAGGGCATCGTCGATTTCCCGGCGGACTACGCACGGCGATCCATCGTCCGAGGACTGAACCTCTGGGGGCTCGAATGGTTCGTGACCCGGAACCTGAGTCTCGAGGCGTGGGGGCAGATCCGGGTCGACACGTTCCTACGCTGGTTCTGGGCGATTCAGCTCGGCTACATCGCCCTCCTCCTCGCCGCCGCGGCAGGGCTCCGGGAGACCTGGCGCGATTCGCACATGAAGCTCCTCCTCAGCTGGACGCTCTTCTTCACAGTGCTCGTAGCCGGCTTGGTCGCGACCACGCGATTCCGGATGCCGTTCCACGCGATCCTGGCGATCCTCGCCGGCGTAGGCGTCGCCCGCGGGTTCGAACGGCAGCTGCGCGCGATCGACTTGGTGCCGGTCGGAGTCGCCGTGGCGATCCTCGTGTTCTCGTTCCAGCGACCGCTCTTCGAACTCATCACGTCCGGCGAGCTGACCGACCTCGCGCAGCTGAATCGCTCACGCTGGGTCTTCTTCTGGTACTGA
- a CDS encoding acyl-CoA dehydrogenase family protein, whose amino-acid sequence MASRRPLVTLSTHSVENQVPPLDSIDLFGADTALVEGVRRGGAAWATERLKAFGDELGSARVIDLGFEANRHPPELRSFDRYGQRIDEVVYHPAYHDLMRLGIDSGMPSIAWTEKQPGGHVAHVAMTYLFSQIEAGVVCPMTMTYAVLPALRQQSNVTASWEEGVLQASYDERCAPAAEKTGLTFGMAMTEKQGGSDVRANSTRAQPLGAGGPGGEYELRGHKWFCSAPMSDAFLTLAQTDRGLSCFLVPRWRPDGSRNPFCLQRLKDKLGNRSNASSEVEYDGTWSQMIGEEGRGVRTIFEMVHHTRNDTVAAPAAFMRQALVQAIHHAMHRNAFGKRLVEQPLMQNVLADLAIESEAATVLSMRIAQGFDNSTGSDEARAFTRIATAVAKYWLNKRAPGHVAEALECLGGAGYVEESMMPRLYREAPLNGIWEGSGNVICLDVLRALGREPRAFELFLAEVREARGGDRRLDAAVEDLEKTLSDSSDLERRARQITESMAIVLQASLLVRYAPSFVADAFCGARLGGEGGFVYGTLPASTAVDEIIARAWPA is encoded by the coding sequence GTGGCTTCGCGTCGTCCCTTGGTGACGCTCTCGACGCATTCAGTCGAGAATCAGGTCCCGCCGCTCGACTCGATCGACCTCTTCGGGGCCGACACGGCGCTGGTGGAGGGCGTCCGACGCGGCGGCGCGGCGTGGGCCACTGAGCGGTTGAAGGCGTTCGGAGACGAACTCGGCAGTGCGCGGGTGATCGACCTTGGCTTCGAGGCGAACCGCCATCCCCCCGAGCTGCGCAGCTTCGATCGCTACGGTCAGCGCATCGACGAGGTAGTCTATCACCCGGCGTACCACGACCTGATGCGACTCGGCATCGACAGCGGTATGCCGTCGATCGCCTGGACCGAGAAACAACCGGGTGGGCACGTCGCGCACGTCGCGATGACGTATCTGTTCTCGCAGATCGAAGCCGGTGTCGTGTGTCCGATGACGATGACGTACGCGGTGCTCCCGGCGCTTCGCCAGCAGTCCAACGTCACGGCCTCGTGGGAAGAGGGCGTTCTGCAGGCATCCTACGACGAGCGGTGCGCGCCCGCGGCGGAGAAGACCGGCCTCACGTTCGGGATGGCGATGACCGAGAAGCAGGGCGGCTCGGACGTTCGGGCGAACTCGACCCGTGCGCAACCCCTCGGTGCGGGAGGCCCCGGCGGAGAATACGAACTGCGCGGTCACAAGTGGTTCTGCTCGGCGCCGATGTCGGATGCGTTCCTCACCCTCGCCCAGACGGATCGTGGGCTGTCGTGCTTCCTCGTGCCCCGCTGGAGGCCCGACGGTTCGCGGAATCCGTTCTGCCTCCAGCGTCTGAAGGACAAGCTCGGAAACCGGTCGAATGCTTCGAGCGAGGTGGAGTACGACGGCACCTGGTCCCAGATGATTGGCGAGGAAGGCCGCGGGGTGCGGACGATTTTCGAGATGGTGCATCACACCCGGAATGATACGGTCGCCGCGCCCGCGGCCTTCATGCGCCAAGCGCTCGTGCAGGCGATTCACCACGCTATGCACCGCAATGCGTTCGGAAAGCGTCTCGTCGAGCAGCCACTCATGCAGAACGTGTTGGCCGATCTCGCGATCGAATCCGAAGCGGCGACGGTTCTGTCGATGCGAATCGCACAGGGTTTCGACAACTCCACGGGAAGCGATGAGGCTCGGGCGTTCACCCGAATCGCCACTGCGGTCGCAAAGTATTGGCTGAACAAGCGTGCGCCGGGGCACGTGGCCGAGGCGCTCGAGTGTCTCGGCGGCGCGGGCTACGTCGAGGAGTCGATGATGCCGCGTCTCTACCGCGAAGCGCCGCTGAACGGCATCTGGGAAGGTTCGGGGAATGTCATTTGTCTCGACGTGCTCCGGGCGCTTGGTCGGGAGCCGCGGGCCTTCGAACTTTTCCTCGCGGAAGTGCGCGAGGCGCGGGGTGGCGACCGCCGTCTCGACGCCGCGGTGGAGGATCTCGAGAAGACTCTGAGTGATTCGTCGGATCTGGAACGGCGCGCGCGTCAGATAACCGAGTCGATGGCCATCGTGCTGCAGGCTTCGCTGCTCGTGCGCTACGCGCCGTCTTTCGTGGCGGACGCGTTCTGCGGCGCGCGGCTCGGTGGTGAGGGCGGGTTCGTGTACGGGACACTGCCGGCGTCGACCGCCGTCGACGAGATCATCGCTCGGGCTTGGCCCGCCTGA